The sequence ttcataaaagctgaaaaataaaaaaagaaagatattaACAATatgaagttggagaaaatagaAATGGACATGCAACAACACCATAGATGATTGTTATTTATAGATGAGAATTAAGTAGAAGGAAGTTGAGAAGACATCTTATTTAATTAGAGAATTCAAATAGATggatatttttttgataactttcatgtgatataattatatgtaatgaatatgattgtatttaattttttaataaattgattaatgaaaaacatgaattaaaaaactcaaaaaaaggagaaaaaagataaatagttTTCTTGGTCATTAAGAGGTGCCACATCATCTTGTTTATATCtaactttattatatatatagattttttgtatttaattaagtaatatacattttatataaattaaataataaagataaaatacttaaaatattcaaaaaatatttttctttcgtAATTGTAATTAGAaggacaaaaaattaaaaaaatctttttttcttaataatataaattagagaggtatgaattatgaataattaCTCTTTGTAAGTTGCCATATGAAGAGTCTTTGTTGTAAATGTTTTTCCATTAATATAATACTTattgtaataaattaaataatgacttttgcaataaaataattaatttaaataaaaaagaaaatccatgaaaattaaaaaaaaaaaaaatacatgtggAGATCATAGAGAGGTGTCACATCAATCTGTCTAtgattctcttttatattatattaagattaAGATAAGATTAAGATTATTTATCGATCCACGAAGGTTATTTAATTACTAttctcttcatttatttttacttgtcatgttgcattttttgtaagtcaatttgaataatttttgaagttaatTAGATTAcattgatttgatattttaaacaaaaaaattttaaatactcaaaaaactatacgaaaagctaagtactataaattgcaaatTTTAGCATatcaaaatgatgaaaaaatatatggtaaaatgttagtcaaaaattttataatttaactctaaaagaaaaaattatgacaattaaaaataaacgaagatgatatttatcaaatagtaataaattaGCAAATATATAGTACAAGTTATCTGTGCCATGTACTTAATTAGACTCCACAAAGACATCATGAACCTAGTTATTCAATCATGcgtaaaaattaattttaatcatgtataaaGGGTATACATATTTGAACGACAGGGACACTAATGTCTCAAAAGTATGACGGATGATATTTGCATCTCATTTTCAATAATTCGAAGGtatatttgttcttttaatttattttatttattacttatgaaaaaataaaaataatatgtatttgtatatatatggaCTGATTTGCCCTCCCTTAAATCAAGTTGTTTTAATTAATAGGAGGGCAATCTAAATCATGATTTTAGGGAGGGCAAATCAGTATAACTTATTTTTGCTGATATCATAATAGGAGGGTAGTTTATCAATTTTTCAGACTTTGTGAAATATTTATCGATTTGAAGACTCAAAAAGATTCCCCCCCCCCCCNATACCCTACTAATTAAACACTTAACAATTAACATTACCTCAATCCAAATTTAtcttgtatataattatattagtcAGCTCAAACTAGAGCTAAATTTTGGGTTAAACATTTAAGGGAATATAGTAACATAGAttttcaagtgaaaaaaaaatttcttaaagttTATAAAGATTCTACTCGAATGAGATCAGTTAAAACGTCAAAATTTATCGTCATTGtttccataaataaataagtatgaaaataatacaggacgttattttttttaaaaaataaataaattattatagaaGAATTATACGTAACATCTACATTAATAGCAtggttttaaaaaattgaaaaataaaaaccacagaatctaaaaatatatatattattattctgCTACCTTTTCTGGATCTTGtctaataaaagtatatatagaAACACTTGGGAATCTAGggttctatttatatatatggatTAATTTTCCGTTGGGTATTAATTTACCCAACTAACATAATAACAACGATAGGTTCCACAATTAGCAGTACTAATTACCAGAAATAAAACTGgaataagaaattcaaccaattagaaaaatcaaaatggaaggggaaaaaataataaagaatgtAGATCAACGTAAAAGGAAAATGAACCATGCAAATATTATACGTACACCAAAAATACATTATCTCATTTTCCTTGTACGTGTAAGTATTTTTAATGCATATACCATATGGGGAACTTGTTGATCAACTTTAAATACGAATAGATCCATCGAAACAATTTCATATAAgtttgagaaagaaagaaacactCGAAAAATTAATCATGAATGGTTTCACGAATATTCACGATAAATCCCTTAATGTTTTAATGTTTCCATGGTTAGGTTATGGTCACATCTCTCCATTCCTAGAGTTAGCCAAAAAGCTTAGCCAAAAAAACTTCATTGTTTACTTATGTTCTACGCCTGTAATCCTGAACTGTATCGAAAAAAAACTTAGCCCGGAATTTTCACCATCGATCCACCTCTTGGAACTTAATCTCCAAAATTTACCAAATCTTCCTCCAAGTCACCACACCACCAATGGCCTCCCGCCTCATCTCATGAACACTCTCAAAGAAGCTTTTGACTTAGCTAGCCCCGATTttgccctaattttgaaaacCCTAAAACCcgatttattaatttatgattttctcCAACCGTGGGCTCCAAAAGCTGCTGTTGAATTAAAAATCCCAGCAGTTGAGTTTATTAGCAGTAGTTCCACGATGACAGCTTACATGTTGCATGAGTTCAACAAGCCAGGTATAAAATTTCCATTTTCGTCTATTTGTTACCGCGATTATGAGAAAGCTCGTATTGAGAAACAAGAAGCAACTATGTCTGTGGAAAAGCTTGAAGAAGATAAAAGGAGAGTTAGAGAATGTTTTTACCTATCTTGTGATATTGTTTTGATTAAAAGTTTTAAGGAGATTGAGGGTAAGTATAGTGATTATATCACTAATTTAACTGGTAAAAAAGTTGTACCTCTTGGTCCTTTAGTTCAAGAACCTACACATGAAGATAGTGAATCAGAGTTAATAACATGGTTGaatgaaaaagagaagagatccacaatttttgtatcttttgggagtgaatattttttgtcaaaagAAGATTTTGTAGAGATTGCTTATGGGttggaaaatagcaaggtgaattTTATATGGCCAATAAGGTTCCAAAAGGGGGAAAATCTTGAACTTGAAGAGACATTGCCTAAAGGTTTTTTCAATAGGGTAGGGAATAGGGGAAAAGTTTTTAATGGATGGGCCCCACAAGCAAAAATTTTGGAGCATTCGAGTATTGGTGGATTCGTGAGTCATTGTGGGTGGAGTTCTGTAATGGAAAGTATGAAATATGGGGTCCCGATTATCGCGATGCCTATGCATATTGATCAACCAATTAATTGTAGGCTTGTTGAAGATGTTGGCATTGCTGTAGAAGTTGTGAGGAACAGTGATGGAAAGCTTCATAGAGAGGAAGTTGCAGCCATAATTAACCAAGTTGTGCTTGATAAGGATGGTGAATTTGTAAGGCAAAAGGCAAAGGACATGAAGGAAAAGCTTTGTATCAAAGGAGATGAAGAAATTGAACAAGTTGCCAAGGAGTTGAGAAAGCTATGTGCTAAATTCTAGGAGTAGTATTTTTTTCACGTAGATGCTTATATTATATAGTAGTATAGCAGCTAAGGGTACTTTTGTTCCTCTTTTTGTTAGGATCAAATCTTACTTAATAGTCTTTAAATTTCACTTGTCTACTTGTTCTTTTTTCAGATGTTGGTTATCGATCCTATTGACTTAATATAAATTGTAGAATTAGTcttacatttcttttatttgtattttccATGATCAACAGTGTGTCTGTTGAAAAGATATGTGAGCCATATAGTCTCTACGTTTACTGGTTGAGGGGTATTTCAAACTTATTTATCAatattgttgatatttttgttgGGAGAAAGGTATTAAACCTGGCTAAGAATATGCCAAATATTTTGcttctattaaaattttatttagactGTGACAAGTCACTGACAACATGTAAAATAAGCTAAAATCTATTGAAAGTCATAGTTTAGTGGAACACTATAATTTACAGGGCGGTAGAGATGTGTTTGTTTTATATTCATGGTTTCTAATGTTTGAAAGAGTTAGCAGACTCTTCTATCTGTAAAAACAACCACTTAAAACCAAACTGTCATAGATGAGCCTCTTTCCTTTCCAATATTTCCAGCTTTAGGAGCAGAAATCAGGTTCAGCTGGCTTCTGAAGCAGCAAGGGACTCAATCTGGTAAACGATTTGGAACCCCTTGGATGGTTGCGCCTCAAGGCACGCAACGCATTAGCAGCAAACTTTGATGCATAAATGGTAGCTCCAAGACTTGGTAAATTTGCTGTCTCATTTGCTAATGCAGCCTGTAGTCTATCTTCTTCCTCTTTCAAAGATTTCTCAAGCTTGTTCCTGCAGTGTCGACGCCATGCTGCTTGTATGAAGCAGGCTGCCCATGTCCTCCAATGCTGTGAATAGAACCTGAAACAGCCCAAAGTACATTGAAATTGCTAATGGCCTTCTCCAAAACTGATGTCAGTATAAGTGTTTTGAAATTGAACAAGAGTTTGTGTACATACCTGAAAGTATGCCGAAGCTGCTTGCTATGAAGACGTCTGAATTGGGCTGCGACAAACTTGAGATCATCAGCTGTGAGAGCAAAAGCTTCGACATCTATGACAGCTTTTACTGTTCTAGTTGAGGAGGGAAGAGTCGTGGAAGAATGAGGATCCAAAGCCCATGTAAGAAGCTCCTCTCCGCAGAAATCACCAGCCTTGAGAGATGCAGAGTTGAAGAAACCAGTTCTTCCACCATTGGTGGTCATAGTCAATAAAGTACCTCTCATGAGAAAAAGCATCTCACTCACTGGATCACCTTCTCGGATTATGAAGCTATTCTCTGTGAAAAGAGCTGGTTTTAGTCGATCACACAATGCATCCAGCAACTGTTCATCCATCTTCTCAAACATGGGAACCTGCATGTAAAAGATCAAATAAGATCAACAGTTTCAAGAATGCAAGAAAGAGCATGATGAGCACAAAAATAGGCACTCACTCTTTTGAGCAAAGACCAACATAGATGGCGTTTTACATCTCTTTTCAAGTCTTTGGGAAGGTTAGAAATTAGATAGTTTTCATCAACACCTCTAGTTTCTTGCCATTTGTACTGCTCATATCTTCGAATACGCTCTCTCAGGTTTTCAGGAAGCATGCGGTGAGACATCCACTGTTCTGCATCTCGCCTTCTCAATCTCATTCCTTCTACTCTAACTGTGATAGACTGCAAATATTCCTGTAGCCAGAAACGAATTGAATGCAACTTTAGTTGAGTTCAATTCTCCAATGTGAAAAAGTTTCATCTATTCCTCTAGTTTGGCTAATGTAAACTCACAACTTCATCttgaaaataaaaggggttgaaTCTTGGCACTGCCAAATCATTGATTTATTCAAACTTTCTTATAGCTCATAAACTATGAGGAAGAGATTAAAGTTACTCGGTGCATATCAATGCATTGAATATGAAGAATTCTCACTTTAAAACAGAGTTGACTTGTTCAAGACGTAAAGGTAAGAATAGTTGCTCCAGTGATGCGTACCTGCATGTTGCCAATAAGCAACGAAAACAGAATCAGGCCAATAATGCAGATGAAGACGGCAAAGAGAATCTCCCATACAGAGTTGCTTGTCTTAAGGTCTTGACCAAGAGAACTGAGATACATAAGACAGAAGAATCTGTTTAGCTGAGAGAAAGTTATCAAATGATTTGTCAGGActaatgaaaaaaacaaaaagcagGACCACAGACCTTAAATTTCGCAGCCCCCACCAGAAGCAATAGGAGAGTTTGGACCAGAAGTTTCTTTTTTCAGCAACTCGAGAATGAAGAGCATCAAGAAATATCCCAAAATCAAAGTCATGCTCTTGTACATCTTCCGGTTTCAGGTGAGGACAAGAAGAATTTAGAAATTGAGTGTTTGCTTTCCCTAGATGTCCACAACATATGCTGTCTAGCACACACTTTTTAATACCCCTACATACATTGCGCCAGCAGTCATCTTGTCTTTCTATTGTGATCAAATACCAAAACGCTCCTACTACCTGAGTTCAGACATTATACATGTGAAGGGAAACAAGAACATGTATTCGTAATGTAACATCAGTATTGATCTCCTCTATAATTAGGAAATCAGAAATGTAAGAAATGACTTATTTTTGCAGAAGGCATGTAAGAAATTC comes from Solanum pennellii chromosome 1, SPENNV200 and encodes:
- the LOC107032034 gene encoding beta-D-glucosyl crocetin beta-1,6-glucosyltransferase-like, with protein sequence MFPWLGYGHISPFLELAKKLSQKNFIVYLCSTPVILNCIEKKLSPEFSPSIHLLELNLQNLPNLPPSHHTTNGLPPHLMNTLKEAFDLASPDFALILKTLKPDLLIYDFLQPWAPKAAVELKIPAVEFISSSSTMTAYMLHEFNKPGIKFPFSSICYRDYEKARIEKQEATMSVEKLEEDKRRVRECFYLSCDIVLIKSFKEIEGKYSDYITNLTGKKVVPLGPLVQEPTHEDSESELITWLNEKEKRSTIFVSFGSEYFLSKEDFVEIAYGLENSKVNFIWPIRFQKGENLELEETLPKGFFNRVGNRGKVFNGWAPQAKILEHSSIGGFVSHCGWSSVMESMKYGVPIIAMPMHIDQPINCRLVEDVGIAVEVVRNSDGKLHREEVAAIINQVVLDKDGEFVRQKAKDMKEKLCIKGDEEIEQVAKELRKLCAKF